In Balaenoptera ricei isolate mBalRic1 chromosome 4, mBalRic1.hap2, whole genome shotgun sequence, the genomic stretch ACTGGAAaccaaaatatatcagaaatgaagCATAGTGCTTCGTCAAATACTCAAGGTCTGATCATCCCGCCTCTTCTACAAGGAATGGCCCCACTCCagcatttttaaaggaagatgTCTTGTTTCTATTTCGCTTTCCAACTAGGTATAAAATCTACTAAAAGGGATACAAGGAATCAGAATAAATCAGCTCATTCACAAGAGACACTCCCAGATAATGATTTTGGGTTGCTGAGATTATTCAGCACGTTATTTCAAAGTGGCAAAATTCAGGACAATCCGAGAAGAGAATTCAAAAGTGGCAGCTACATTCGCTGATAGGTTATGtgagacacacatacatacaacccATTTTTCAGTGTCTATGTCAAGGGGCCAAGACCCCTGATCAGCACGGTAAGTTATTTTGTACAGTACAGTGCACAGAAAACAGAGGGAGAGACACTTTCTTGGAGAGGTTCATCCTCTCTGAAGGAGGCTGGAGCCCAGCGCGCCCCGGGCCTTCATTAGCTGGACCCCCTCCTCTTTTTTGGTTGTGGTGGCCTCAGAGGCAGCCGTTTCCTCTAATCGATCCGctggcttctcctcctcctcctcctcctggggaTAGAGGTCCGGGTACTTCTGCATGCACTCCTGCATGGCCTGGAACTGGTCTACATAGTCCGACCCCTTGACATCCTCTgtgctgcagtggaagcaggaaaAGGCCGCCTTGAACAGTTCCCCACACGCGCCGCTGGCCACGCCCCCAAGGCAAGGGCAGTTCCAGCTGATGTCTCCGTGGGGCAGGATCAGTCCGTGCTCCTCGTACCGATCACTGGGGTCGTCGGCCACCAGCGCCGCGTTGCTTGGAGTTTCATGGTCTTCTTTGGTCACAAATATGATTCGATCCTTCCCTTCCTGCCGGCAGTGGGCCACGGTGCAGCCCGGCGCTCGGACCTCCATCGATTGCGGCATTGGGGGGCGGCCTCTCGCTGCGACCTCTCCACTGCGGGGCGGGCGGCTTGGAGGCCCGCGCGGACCCGCCCCCTCCCATTCAAGTGTTTACGTAAGCGCATGACAGAATGAGACTGTTACTGCCCAGAGGATTTTAGTCTATTATCAGGCAGTTCCAGTTCTTCCTGAAGTCAAGCTAAAACTTGCAACCCTGCAATTTCTCACTCACTAGGAGGTATGGTATTTCTCTTCCAAGTTTATTCTTCTCTAAGGTAAAACTCCCCAGCTCCTTCAGCCATTGCTCATGGTTTCAGCACCCCTATTCTAGTCACTTTCCTTTGGGACGATTCCCTGTTATGTCTTTAAATTTGATGAGTAAAACCGAACTCAGGACTGCATTTGTGGGCCGTGTCCTCCCTTCCTGCTACTGCCTGACGGCTGCATTAACTTTCTGGTAGGTCCTGCTTCTCTATAATCCATTCCCTTCAAGGCTGCCaaagaagattttaaataaatcagGTCACTTTTCTTCCCTACTTGAAGGTTTCCGATCGCTTTTCATTGCttatagaataaaatccaaactttctTAACAAGCTGAGCAGACTTTTCCCACCTTAACAAATTAGAGAGAGGTAACAGGTAATTAGAGAGTTCTTAATCCCAGCAATCTCTTTCCGTCTCATCTTGTATCATTAAATTCTAGTTACACTGGCCATCATTCAGTTGCTCCAACTTGCTGTTCCTTTGGCATATCTTCTCcactgtcctcacatggcaggctCTTTCCAGTCCAAGGCTCAGAGCCAGTTCCTCTCCCCATGAGGCCTTACTACCCACAAGAGTCTGTTcttcagcccctccccctcctcaagCCCATAGCCCCACCTGGCTTATTCACTGCTAGATCTCAGGTACCTAGAAGAGTACCCTACCCATGGTGggcttttaataaatgtttgtgtaaTAAGTGAAAAATGAGTGGTCAGACCAGGTCAAACACACTTCTTATTTTCACTGGTAGATTTCTATTAATGTATGCTAAGACGGTTGAAGATTGTTCTGTTGTGTAAGGAGGGAGGCCAGTGAAGAAAGAACATTTCATTGTCAGCCCATCCTGAACACGAGATCAGATTCTGGCTGTATCTTGAAGGTAGCAACCACAGGATTTAGTGTCAGGCCAGAAGTGAGGTGTGAGAGAAGTcaaggagtcaaggatgactccaaggtttttaGCTTGAGCAACTGGAGAAATGGGGTCACCACTACTGAAATGGGGAAAACTGAGAGGGTAGGTTTGCTGAAGGAGTGGGGGGAGGAGTGTCAGCAGTCAGTTTGGGACATGAAGATTTAAGATACTTAAGACCCTTaattctctaggcctcagtttcctcaatgaTAAGGAGGCATGTAATAGTTGTGAGGATTTGAGGAGTTAACGTACACAACTCAAAAAAAGTcataaagcaagtagagaaaaaTAGGTTAAGAATAGTCATTAGATCATTGAGCTTTTACCAAATCCTTTGGGCATTAGATATGAAAAACTAAAGATGATTCATGAAGGTTTTTCCTGGTAGGATTTTAGACTGAATTGAAATGGGTTTTCTTTGGTATAGGAAGATGCTCAGTAATTCAGTTGGAAATTAAGGTATTAATTCAGAGTATCTGAAAACATCTGGCTCTTAGTAAAGATCTGCAACCATGAGAgcatccaccccccccccccaaaaaactgtctttcattcactcactattttttttttttaattaacttatttatttattttatttttggctgtgttgggtcttcgtttctgtgcgagggcttcctccagttgcggcaagcgggggccactcttcatcgcggtgcacgggcctctcactatcgggcctctcttgttgcggagcacaggctccagacgcgcaggctcagtagttgtggctcacgggcttagttgctccgcggcatgtgggatcctcccagaccagggctcgaacccgtgtcccctgcattggcaggcagattcttaaccactgcgccaccagggaagcccactcactATTTTTTGACTATTGGAACCTTCAGCAACAAACCAATTGAGTCTCTACTATGTGTAGCGCAAAATGCTAGATGATGGAAAGTTAATATCTGTGAGATAGAATTCATAATGTTATATTCTGTGGATTGTTGTGAGCATTTACCAGAGCTTAACATTATAAGCTAACACAAGAAATGCATGGCTAGTATTACTGTGTGAAAGCCCACAAGTTTTCTTGCATGCTGATACAGAGGCAGAGCAGTGGAAGATTTGAAAATGCGCACAGCACATTCCCTCTTTACAGGCAAACTTTGAAATGCTTTCAGTGCATTTACTTGGCTTTGTTGTTAGAGAGGAAATTTCACAGGTAAAATTATCGTCTTAAGAGTTGATAAGATGcaattaaacttaatttttcaaaagttctCAACAAATCTTTTTGAAGACTTAAAATCACAATTTCCTTTATATAGAACATATCATTTCATATTATCATTCTCTAGGTAACTTGTAAACCGCTTAATACCTAAAGCCCCTCatgttactttaaatgtaaacaatCATTTGAAGCCGAATTATTCATAAATACGTCTTCTATTCCAGAGTAAGTCTGAGAAAAGCTAGGGCTCACATCTGTCTTGGTTTTAGTCAGAGTAAGGTGAAGGTACTCAGTTGTACAACTACCTCACTTTGATACCCTGAATAAGTCTTTACAGAAAGACTTCATTGTTGGTTTAAGGTAAATTCTTGGCATGTTACACCTACAGGTGTTCACTGTAGGAGCACATAATAATAATTGTAgttaatgtttactgagcacttggtAAGTGCCAAGATTTGTTTTAGGCCCTTTTCATGTATGAACTTCGTTAACAATCACAACAGTCCAGTTGTCCCAGTGTAACAATGAGGacactgaagaacagagaggtgTTAAGactttgtccaagatcacagagaTTGTAAGTTAGGGTTGTATTTCAAAGCCAGGCGCTGTAGCTGCAGAACCTTGTTCTCAGCTCCTGTACCATATTACCTTCTTCCAGAAGTCATAGGTTAGGGAAAATGTGGTGAAAAGCACTTAAAGAACTAGTTTCTTGTTTCATAAGTAAAATTTGCTGTATAAGctaaattatatgtataatttgtTACTTATTTTAAGGCCAAagttttaattaattgtttttattttccatctccacaataaaatatattgttcacTATTCATGGCCAGGAGTTACAGTGATTATAGTAAATGTTaattgtgatttttgttttctcttttcccagtTTCATGGTTTTCTCCAAATGAAAATATCCTCACTGTTATTTTCCCAATTTTGGCTATACTTCTATTCTGGGGACAGTTTGGTGTTGTGAGTAAgtacttatttctatttttcatttatgttttagTGGTTAAATTGTTATTTCTGGCAGGCAATGCtggtgaaatattttatttaaccaaattaTATTAACAAGCATGATAACGTGGTAAATAAGAATATACAGTCAATATTAATATTCTCCTTGAAGTCTATATTGTCCTTCATACTTTgcttcatttcacttttttttttttttaaggaactcctttttttaatttacttatttatttatttatttatttatttttggctgtgttgggtcttagtttctgtgcgagggctttctctagttgcggcaagtgggggccactcttcatcgcggtgcacgggcctctcactatcgcggcctttcttgttgcggagcacaggctccagacgtgcaggctcagtaattgtggctcacgggcctagttgctccgcggcatgtgggatcttcccagaccagggctcgaacccatgtcccctgcattggcaggcagattctcaaccactgtgccaccagggaagccctcatttcacttttaattcctaagaaggtttttttttcccttaacttcTTAAGAATGAACATTGGGAATCCTGATAATAACAATACCTTTGACTCAACTGGTTTTaatgtttacatagcatttacacgtACAGTATTTTCTTTGGTAAAGAGATGGTTACAGCCTACGCTGGTGTTGACAAGATAGGATGACGTAGAAGGAGtgatcaagatggcggagtaggaaGCCCCTGAGCTTACCTGCTCCCACAGTACACCAAAgttacaactacttacagagaAACTGTCTCTGAGAATGACCTAAAGACTAACAGAGAAGGTACTCTAcaattaaagatataaagaagaaaccacaacaagatgagTAGGAGGGGAAGAGGTGTGGTCTTGTCAGGACCCACACTTAAGGGTCCTTAAGTAGGCGGAAAATCAACAATGGAGATCCTCCCCAAGGACTGAGGGGTCAAGCCCCACATCCAGCTCCCCATCCTGGGGGTCCTAAACCATGAATACAAGTGCCCAAAACGTCTGACTTTGAATACCTGTGGGACTTATGtttgggagagccagagggctgtagggTACCAAGACTTTGCTCTTAAAGGGTGTGCACAGAAACTTACTTGCTCcaagtcccagcacagaggcagcagtTTGACAGGTGTCtgagtcagacccacttgcttATCTTGGAGAGCCTCACTGAGAGACAGGAGGCAGCTGGGATTCCCCCCAGAAGTGAGATGCTAGTGGCAGCCATTTTTGTGATCTCGTTCTACCACTCTGACACCTGCACTGGTGGGCACCAtattggaatcctccctctagcatATTAGCTCTGGGGGCTGGCACAGCCTACCAGCAATCATGTGACTTGTAGCAGTTGCATGCTGACAGGTTGCACAGCCAACAGTGCTGGGGAGCCTATCCTGCCCACCAGTGTGCCCACAGGAGTTGACCTCACACACAATAAAAGGGCACAAACAACCCTTTTATCCACATAGAGGATACCCCTGGAGCGTCTGGCTCTGGTAGCCATAGGGAAGCttgctgctgggccccataggacatctacataaggccacttttCTAAGATTGGGAGATGTAATGgacctacctaatacatagaaataaacagagaattaggcagtatgaggagacagaggaatatgtttcaaatgaaagaacaagagaaactctcagaaaaagagctaaatgaaacagagataagcaatctacctgataaagagtttaaggtaatgatcataaagatgcttactgaactctggagaagagtggatgaacacagtgagaacttcaacaaagagttagaaaatagaaaaaagaatccgtcagaactgaagaatacaataactgaagtgaaaaatacattagagaggatcaacagtagattagatgatacagaaggaCAGATCAGTGATCTGGAATACAGAGTACTAGAAATCACtcaaactgaacagaaaaaaagaaaaaaagaatttttaaaatgaggatagtttgaGGGACTTTTGAGACAACATCATGCATACTAacgttcacattataggggtcccagaaggaggagagagagagaaaggggcagaaaatgtatttgaagaaataatggctaaaacttccatgaTCTGGGGGATGAAAGAGATattcaggtccaggaagcatAAAGAGTCCCAagaaagatgaacccaaagagatccacaccaagacatatcatgattaaaatgacaaaagttaaagataagagATAGTTTtaaaggcagcaaaagaaaagcaacacTAGTCACAATCGTGGGAATTCCCATAATGTTATCAGCCAATTTTTCAGCAGGAattttacaggccagaagggaatgacatgctgtatttaaaatgctgaaaggaaaaatcttaCCACCAAAAATATTCTACCTGGCAAGGTTGtcattcagaaatgaaggagagagaaagaatttcccagacaagcaaaaactaagagttcatcaCCACCTTACAAGCTGGTTCATAAACCAGCCttacaataaatgttaaagggtcttctttaagtgGAGAAGACAAGGTCATAACTAGAGATAAGAAAGTATATGAAAGGAAAACTCTCACTGctaaggcaaatatatagtaaaggcagtGGATTGTCACTTAAAAAGTGAATGTTAAATGATAAAAGTTGTAAAATCAAGTATAACTACAGTAAGTGTTATTTGCGTATACAAAATAGAAAGAtgtaaatatgacatcaaaaacataaaacatggttggggggagtaaaaatgtagttttcagaatgtgtttgaacttgtgACTATCAGCTTAAAGCAATCTGCTGTGTATATAGGTTCAtgtatataaacctcatggtaaccacaaaccaaaaacctataatagcTACAGAAAAAGTAAAGGGGAAGGAACTGAAACACAaagctaaagaaaatcatcaaaccacgagggaagaaactaaaagacaaaaggaacagacaagaactacaaaaacaaccagaaaacaattaacaaaatgacaataaatgtgCATACCTATCAATAACCACTttcaatgtaaatggactaaatgctccaatcaaaagacacagggtggctgaatggacacaagaACAAGACGCATCtacatgctgcctacaaaagaTTCACTTCAAACCTAAAGACATACAtgcactgaaagtgaaaggatggaaaagtaTGTTCCttacaaatggaaacaaaaagaaagctgaggtagcagttctcatatcaaggaaaatagactttaaaacaaagactttaagagaagacaaaaaaaaaaaaaaaggtgttacgTAAGGAtaaagggaccaatccaagaagagaatataacattcataagtatttatgcactcaacaaaggagcacctaaatatataaagcaagtagtatagggaaattgacagtaatacaatagcTGGGGACTTTGATACTCCACTTACATCAGTGGATAGATCATctacacagaaaattaataagaaaatattggccttaaatgacacatcagaCTTGATGGAATTaatagacatatatagaacattccattcaaaacCAACATAATACATactcttttcaagtgcacgtgaAATactctccaagatagatcacatgctaagcCACAAAACCAgtcttcagtaaatttaaaaagattgaaatcatatcaagcatcttttcctatcACAAAAGTATTAAACTAGAAATGagttacaagaagaaaaatggaaaaaacccaaacaagtggaggctaaacaacatgctactaaacaaccattgggtcactgaagaaatcaaagaggaaattaaaaaatacctgggacaaatgaaaatggaaacacaatgatccaaaatctttgcattgcagcaaaagcagttctaagagggaagtttatggtgaTATAGGCCTacatcaagaaataagaaaaatctcaaataaacagtataaccttatacctaaaggaactagaaaagaggAACCATCAAAGCCCAAAagtagtagaaagaaggaaatagtaaagatcagagcaaaaataaatgaaaaaaaggacttaaaaaaaaacagtaaaaaaagatcagtgaaactaagagctggctttttgaaaagataaaatttatgaACCTTTaagccagactcttcaagaaaaaaagagaaagggcccaaataaatagaataagaaatgaaagagaagttacaattgacaccacaaaaatacaaaggatcataagagattattaCTAACAGTTATACACCAGCAAATTAGACAACCTTAGAAGTGATACATAAATTCTTAAAAACActcaatcttccaagactgaatcaggaagagagagaaaatctgaGCAGTCCAATTACTGGAAGTGAagttgaattagtaatcaaaaaactctgAACAGACAAAAGTCTGGGAGCAGATAGTTTCACAGGTAaatctactaaacatttaaagaagagttattacctatccttctcaagctattccaaaaaaatagaaggaGGAATACCCTCAAATTTGTTCTGTGAGGCCAGattcaccctgatactaaaaccagtcaaagacactagaaaaaaaaaaaaaaaatacaggacaatatccctgatgaacatagatgtaaaaatccttgacaaaataccagcaaaatgaattcagcagtacatgaaaaggatcataggCCACAATCacctgggatttatcccaggaacgcaaggatggttcaatatccacaaattaatttaacatgatacaccacattagcaagacaaaagaaaaatatcatttgattatctcaattgatgcagaaagagcagttgacaaaatccaacatccatttatgataaacactcaacaaagtgggtgtacccaagataataaaggccacatataacaaacccagagctaacatcatattcaatggagaaaaactgaaggcttttcctctaaggtcagaaACAAgacaggatgcccactctcaccacttttattcaacattgtataggaagtcctagccacagcaatcagacaagaaaagagataaaaggcatccaaattggaaaggaaaaagtaaaactgtcatattTACATATAACATGATGCTAAATATAGAAAAGCCTAAAGACTCCATGGAAAAAATGTTAGAACtggtaaatgaattcagtaagtggtagcatacaaaatcaatatacagaaatctgttgtatatctatatattaagaatgaactatcagaaagagaaattaagaaagcaatcccatttacaattgcatcaaaaaagaataaatttaaccaaggaggtgaaagacctatactctgaaaactataaggcactgatgaaagaaattgaagacaacacagacaaatggaaagatattctgtgctcatagattgaaagaattaatatcgttaaaatgtccatactacccaaagcaatctacagatttaatgaatccctatcaaaataccaatggcattttttaaagaactggaacacataatcctaaaattttcatggaaacacaaaagaccctgtataagcaatcttaagaaagaagaacaaagctgcagGTTATCACTCTCTTTGATTTCAAACTCTACCACAAAGCtttagtaatcaaaactgtatgttactggcacaaaaacagacacacagatcaatggaacagaatagagagcccagaaagaaacccacacacttatggtcaactaatttacaATAAAGGAGTCAAGACTATACAGtgggggaaagacagtctctcttcaataaatggtgttggtaaaactggacaggtatatggaagagaatgaaactggactactttcaGTAGTCTaaacttttaaactttatttatttatttgtttgtttgtttattggctgtgttgggtcttcgttgctgcgtgcaggctttctctagttgcggtgagtgggggctactctttgttgcagtgcacaggcttctcattgcggtggcttctcttgttgtggagcacaggctctaggtgcacaggcttcagtagttgtggcacatgggctcaatagttgtggctcacgggctctaaagcacaggctcagtagttgtggcgcacaggcttagttgctcctcggcacgtgggatcttcccggaccagggctcaaacccgtgtcccctgcattggcaggcagattcttaaccacagtgccagggaagtcccaaaacttttaaacttttaaaatgtaagatttatttctcatctccctATAGCACACTGAAATAGTCATTGAAGGCCAGTAAACATTTATATAAGGCAAGGAGTAATTAATggctgatttcatttatttattttattcactagTGCAACCTTTATAAAATGAAAGCTAGTGAAATATTGTAATGGATTGACCTATTATATATTTCATGAATTTTACTCAGAAGTTTAAGTCATGTGTATCTAAAGTGATACATAAAAATGGAAGGGAGATGACTGATTATGTATTCTAAGGACTCTTTTCAATGTATGGCACTCTGGAAATGCTTTGTGATTTCAAATCTGTTCTCAGCTTTTGTCTAAAAGggcagaaaagaggaagaaagggctAAGGGAGACAACTGTCAAGATATTTCACAACTCTTACTTTCAAAACAGTGTCTAAAATTCTTGTGGAAATTTTCTTAGAATTTCAGTAAGTCTTTTATATCAAGAAAAAGACTGGTATAGCACCAAGACCTCATCTACTGATGTTAAGGAAAGCCTTTAACCCTATTGGCAGACTCAGGCCTTAAGGCCTATGTCGTATGATTTAAATAGGCAATAGCCTTTTTCTAAGATCATGAAATCATTTCACTGAAGTGTGATTTGTTGCATTTGGATTGATTGAACTGTGCTGATCATGACATTACCATTAGTAACATATTATTTTTAGTGGACTGACCCAAGAGTGTATTTACTATCAGCCATATTCTTACAAAATAAGCTTTAccattgtttttctgacttaaaaaagtaatacatatCACTTTAGGATACCTATACAACATAGGAAGtctagagaaaaaacaaaaatcatctaGAGTCTCACAGCCTGGAAATAAACTATTGAGGTATTCTAGTGAATTTCCTGCTcccctttctgtcttttttcttgaaaaaggaaaaactataaatGAACTCATATAGCTTACATACTTGTAAATGCTGATTTGCCTCCCATATTTtcagaaatctttttgtagttgtcTGTGCTCTACTTTTATGGATGTACTATAATTTACTTAACTCTCATCTTGATGGATATTAAGGATATTTCCAAGTTTTCTTGATACTATGAAAGTATCTAGTATTACATACCTTTAGTACATACTAAAGGTATGTAACACTAGAAATGGCAGAGAAGGTATTTTAAGGCTCATGATACACATTGCCAACATGTTTTCCAGCACCATTGTATCAGTTACTACTGCAGGTGAGAATACCTGTCTTTCACCTCACAAGCTTGACATCATTATAATTCTAAAATCTTTGGTAATTCGATGGTTAAAAAAAACcatcttaattttcatttttgtgttagTAAGGGTAAATgttctcttttatatttattctattggtcatattttttgggggggccgtgccttgtgggatcttagttccctgacctgggatcaaacccatgccccctgcagtggaagcacggagtcctaaatgctggaccagcagggaattcccttctaTTGATCATATTTTAAGGAATGTGATCATAaacctaaaaaaatattttagtggcaattttttttttgtaaataatttttttaacctctttattggagtataattgctttacaatggtgtgagagtttctgctgtataacaaagtgaatcagctatacctaaacatatatccccttatcccctccctcttgcgtctccctcccaccctccctatcccacccctctaggtggtcacaaagcacggagctgatctccctgtgctatgtggctgcttcccactagccatctattttacatttggt encodes the following:
- the LOC132365091 gene encoding mitochondrial intermembrane space import and assembly protein 40-like, producing MEVRAPGCTVAHCRQEGKDRIIFVTKEDHETPSNAALVADDPSDRYEEHGLILPHGDISWNCPCLGGVASGACGELFKAAFSCFHCSTEDVKGSDYVDQFQAMQECMQKYPDLYPQEEEEEEKPADRLEETAASEATTTKKEEGVQLMKARGALGSSLLQRG